In a single window of the Pseudodesulfovibrio profundus genome:
- a CDS encoding Dabb family protein yields MVRHIVMWTLKEEVDGVPAKENAAKMKEMLEALNGRIDGLRHLEVSYDIVAAEPECHIVLCSEHDDVDALNHYQGHPEHQACVAFVKTVVTGRKALDYQV; encoded by the coding sequence GTGGTCAGACATATCGTCATGTGGACGTTGAAAGAGGAAGTGGACGGTGTTCCTGCAAAAGAGAATGCCGCAAAGATGAAAGAAATGCTCGAAGCGCTGAACGGTCGAATCGACGGATTGCGTCACCTTGAAGTGAGTTACGACATCGTAGCAGCTGAACCTGAATGTCATATTGTGTTGTGTTCCGAGCATGATGATGTGGATGCCTTGAATCATTATCAGGGCCATCCTGAGCACCAGGCATGTGTTGCCTTCGTCAAGACGGTTGTTACCGGCCGTAAGGCACTGGACTATCAAGTCTGA
- a CDS encoding hybrid sensor histidine kinase/response regulator: MNDTLLFADEQDDSTTAAGELSGSTWKVLIVDDQPDVHNVTKLVLEGYTFQGRQVTCLSAYSGAEAKQLILDHPDAAVVLLDVVMETRKAGLEVAEYIRSTVRNQLLRIILRTGQAGEAPERDVVTQLDINDYRQKTELTADRLITAVTTAIRSYRDLKVINDSRRGLHLLAMSIAHQVRNRTIAIAGFANIIRRKELPEGVEEYLETILEESAKLEGMVNDVTSFASVHMKEVSACNVRELLERAMERVEQGLDASHNIQWKLMTPDQSILVDPELFVEAMGAILDNCVDFSGNTPTIEITVHPERLSCMIEIVDYGTGISQADLPFVYDPFFTRKPDGSGMGLCIVRRVAMEHQWDVAINSVEGKGTTVKVVIPRREMTGVD; the protein is encoded by the coding sequence ATGAATGATACTTTATTGTTTGCCGATGAGCAGGACGATTCCACCACTGCGGCTGGAGAGCTTTCCGGTAGCACGTGGAAAGTGCTCATTGTCGACGATCAACCGGACGTACATAATGTTACCAAGCTCGTACTGGAGGGATACACCTTTCAGGGGCGGCAGGTAACCTGTTTGAGCGCCTACTCCGGTGCAGAGGCAAAGCAATTGATCCTCGACCATCCTGACGCTGCCGTGGTGCTCCTTGATGTTGTCATGGAAACGAGAAAGGCCGGGCTGGAGGTCGCGGAGTATATCCGGTCGACAGTACGAAATCAGCTTCTGCGCATCATTCTTCGCACCGGGCAGGCTGGCGAGGCTCCCGAACGTGATGTCGTCACCCAGCTTGATATCAACGATTACCGGCAAAAGACCGAACTCACGGCGGATCGCCTGATTACTGCGGTAACCACGGCTATCCGGTCATACCGTGATCTCAAGGTCATTAATGACTCCAGGCGAGGGTTACACCTGTTGGCGATGTCCATTGCGCATCAAGTGCGTAACAGGACCATCGCCATAGCTGGTTTTGCCAATATCATTCGCCGTAAAGAGCTTCCTGAAGGTGTGGAGGAGTACCTGGAGACCATACTTGAGGAGTCGGCCAAACTGGAAGGCATGGTTAATGATGTCACCAGTTTTGCCTCGGTACATATGAAAGAAGTTAGCGCGTGCAATGTGCGCGAGTTGCTTGAGCGTGCCATGGAGCGTGTGGAACAGGGGCTTGATGCATCGCACAATATACAATGGAAGCTGATGACGCCAGATCAGTCCATTTTGGTTGACCCTGAACTGTTTGTTGAAGCAATGGGGGCAATTTTGGATAACTGTGTCGACTTCAGTGGAAATACCCCGACCATTGAAATAACCGTTCACCCTGAACGATTGTCATGCATGATCGAGATAGTAGACTATGGAACAGGGATCAGTCAGGCTGATTTGCCGTTTGTGTATGACCCATTTTTTACTCGTAAACCGGATGGCTCTGGCATGGGCTTGTGCATCGTGCGCCGTGTGGCCATGGAACACCAGTGGGATGTGGCAATCAACTCGGTCGAAGGAAAGGGGACGACTGTCAAAGTGGTCATTCCCCGTAGGGAAATGACTGGGGTTGACTAA
- a CDS encoding substrate-binding periplasmic protein, which yields MQKLLLVFCVLGLALAPFPYVADAEDKKVVLASLYWPPYTGQELPAEGASTRVVRQAFKAMGYELEIRFFPWSRAIDEFVNDPEIDGYFPEYPGRENQFSYSEIIGESSLGFAKLKKREIQWTTMDDLESYLIGTVRGYLNTPEFDSMVTKGRIRTDEAVSDIFNLRKVVAGRVDMGVVDSNTFNYLLLNDYLLYSHRHDLHVMQKLMGVLSLHVCFRKDMHGESLRKVLDEGLTHVSFQKIQREYIERYFSLD from the coding sequence ATGCAAAAGCTGCTGTTGGTATTTTGTGTGCTCGGGTTGGCGCTGGCCCCTTTCCCGTATGTGGCGGATGCCGAGGATAAGAAAGTCGTTCTCGCCTCGTTGTACTGGCCTCCATATACAGGGCAGGAGTTGCCGGCAGAAGGAGCTTCGACTCGTGTTGTAAGACAGGCCTTCAAAGCAATGGGGTATGAGCTTGAAATACGTTTCTTTCCCTGGAGCAGGGCCATCGACGAATTCGTGAATGATCCTGAGATTGATGGGTATTTTCCTGAGTATCCAGGACGTGAAAATCAATTTTCATATTCCGAGATAATAGGGGAAAGCTCCCTCGGTTTTGCCAAGCTCAAAAAACGTGAGATTCAGTGGACTACCATGGATGACCTTGAATCCTACCTGATTGGTACTGTCAGAGGGTACCTCAACACCCCGGAATTCGATTCCATGGTCACAAAAGGCCGTATCCGTACTGATGAAGCGGTTTCCGACATTTTCAACCTCAGAAAGGTCGTTGCCGGAAGAGTTGATATGGGAGTTGTTGACAGCAACACGTTCAATTATCTGCTGTTGAATGATTATCTCCTGTATTCCCACCGCCACGATTTGCATGTCATGCAAAAGCTCATGGGCGTGCTGAGTCTTCACGTGTGTTTTCGCAAAGACATGCATGGTGAATCTCTCAGGAAGGTTCTTGATGAGGGGTTGACCCATGTTTCATTTCAAAAGATCCAACGAGAGTATATCGAACGATATTTTTCATTGGATTAA
- the nhaB gene encoding sodium/proton antiporter NhaB, producing the protein MAQTLTQAFGKNFLGNAPNWYKLTILSFLVLNPILMFTVGPFVAGWVLIGEFIFTLAMALKCYPLPAGGLLAIQAVFLGLTSPATVYHEAEANFEVILLLIFMVAGIYFMKDFLQFTFTRILTKVRSKILISLLFSFAGAFLSAFLDALTVTAVIIAVAYGFYNVYHRFASGKTMQCEHDLCSDTTVKETQRAELQQFRAFLRNLMMHGAVGTALGGVCTIVGEPQNLLIGSEMGWHFVPFFLQVAPVSMPVLAIGLLTCVLVEKFKIFGYGVEMPGNIRSHLLETAIKMEEKRGMAGKAKLVIQALVGIWLIVALGLHLAEVGIIGLSVIVLLTSFNGFIDEHQLGPAFEEALPFTALLVVFFAIVGVIHDQHLFKPVMDVVLALKGQTQMAAYYIANGVLSMISDNVFVATVYISETKLHFIKVLDAIPGIGMTGEALMAKLTDANVHRADVIATLPQGIQTQVAETMLQFDKLAVSINTGTNIPSVATPNGQAAFLFLLTSALAPVIRLSYGRMVMHAFPYTITMSITGLIATYYFL; encoded by the coding sequence ATGGCTCAAACACTGACACAGGCCTTCGGCAAAAACTTCCTTGGCAATGCGCCGAACTGGTACAAGCTGACTATTCTTAGTTTTCTTGTACTTAACCCTATTCTCATGTTCACGGTCGGTCCCTTCGTTGCAGGTTGGGTATTGATCGGAGAATTCATTTTCACGCTTGCTATGGCACTCAAGTGCTACCCGCTTCCCGCTGGTGGTCTTCTCGCCATTCAAGCCGTGTTCCTTGGATTGACGTCTCCAGCCACCGTGTATCACGAGGCCGAGGCCAACTTTGAGGTAATCCTGCTGCTGATCTTCATGGTCGCAGGCATTTACTTCATGAAGGACTTCCTGCAGTTCACCTTTACACGCATCCTCACAAAGGTGCGTTCAAAAATCCTGATCTCGCTGCTTTTCAGCTTCGCAGGTGCCTTCCTGTCCGCCTTCCTGGACGCACTTACTGTTACTGCGGTTATCATCGCTGTAGCGTATGGTTTTTATAACGTATACCACCGCTTTGCATCTGGTAAGACCATGCAATGCGAACACGATCTGTGCTCCGACACCACTGTCAAGGAAACACAGCGTGCAGAGCTTCAGCAGTTCCGCGCATTCCTGCGCAACCTGATGATGCACGGTGCTGTCGGTACTGCCCTCGGTGGTGTCTGCACCATCGTTGGTGAACCCCAGAACCTGCTCATCGGCTCTGAAATGGGCTGGCACTTTGTGCCCTTCTTCCTCCAGGTAGCTCCTGTCTCCATGCCGGTTCTCGCGATCGGTCTGTTGACCTGTGTTCTGGTCGAGAAGTTCAAGATATTCGGATACGGCGTGGAAATGCCGGGTAACATCCGTTCTCACCTGCTTGAAACCGCCATCAAAATGGAAGAAAAACGCGGCATGGCCGGTAAGGCAAAGCTCGTTATCCAGGCTCTCGTCGGTATCTGGCTGATTGTCGCACTTGGGCTGCACCTCGCCGAAGTCGGTATCATCGGTCTTTCCGTCATCGTCCTGCTCACTTCCTTCAACGGCTTCATCGATGAGCATCAGCTTGGCCCCGCGTTTGAAGAGGCTCTGCCCTTCACCGCCCTGCTGGTTGTCTTCTTTGCCATCGTCGGCGTAATTCATGACCAACACCTCTTCAAACCGGTCATGGATGTCGTTCTGGCGCTGAAGGGACAAACTCAGATGGCTGCCTACTACATTGCCAACGGCGTGCTCTCCATGATCTCGGACAACGTCTTCGTTGCTACCGTCTACATCTCGGAAACCAAGCTGCACTTCATCAAGGTGCTTGATGCCATTCCCGGCATCGGCATGACCGGTGAAGCTCTGATGGCCAAGCTGACCGATGCCAATGTACATCGTGCAGATGTCATCGCCACCCTCCCGCAGGGTATTCAGACTCAGGTTGCCGAGACCATGTTACAGTTCGATAAGCTCGCTGTATCCATCAACACGGGTACCAACATCCCGTCTGTTGCAACCCCTAACGGACAAGCCGCATTCCTGTTCCTCCTGACCTCTGCTCTGGCACCGGTCATCAGGCTCTCTTACGGCCGTATGGTTATGCACGCATTCCCGTACACCATCACCATGTCCATTACCGGTCTTATTGCCACCTACTACTTCCTGTAG
- a CDS encoding transferase: protein MEKLEALFDHITARVNVNLKPMGIDVRNLLKNAIPRERHLQYYAFYALTEDHPISFKFTHSNLAGTYMLGKTQVDRSVLYKSDVRGDELKRKGDVVEFNGVKTKLFYDEVIRIINSFLCKTLVHNHSKNPEVPEVFRILNTVAMHYSNIHGTTTEGVYLGPFSTVDLSVMHNCVVGDYSYVQAGDLSRQTIEPGRVWVKANGLFEFNYVYPEGVVEQYVKLDENGKLSGKFIDYVDEFKEDFVPIYSTVQLEQMHGNEAEGSYVSPYAVIKGDCTIGKNALIAQRAHIENSSIGEGANAQENCYIKNSTYEGGNVTAHGGKVINTTSGRNVFVGFNSFVHGTDENRITIGRDSIIMPHTIIDAVEPITIPENSAVWGYVTKQADLETQSVNLDDLAKATDVKLGNATFKGDGKAFVDAFRHRIQHILEENGAFYDGTDETRGHAQKTQDACFNILQPFQSGPDAGMYPAMTIGG, encoded by the coding sequence ATGGAAAAACTTGAAGCACTCTTTGATCATATCACGGCCCGAGTTAACGTAAACCTCAAGCCCATGGGTATTGATGTCCGCAACCTGCTCAAGAACGCCATCCCGCGTGAGCGCCACCTGCAATACTATGCATTCTACGCACTGACCGAGGATCATCCGATCAGTTTCAAATTTACCCATTCCAACCTTGCCGGGACCTATATGCTTGGCAAAACTCAAGTTGATCGTTCGGTCCTGTACAAATCAGATGTTCGCGGCGACGAACTGAAACGCAAAGGCGACGTCGTGGAATTCAATGGTGTCAAAACCAAACTTTTCTATGATGAAGTTATTCGCATCATCAATTCATTCCTTTGCAAAACCCTTGTTCACAACCACTCGAAGAACCCTGAAGTTCCGGAAGTTTTCCGCATCCTGAACACGGTTGCCATGCATTACTCAAACATCCATGGGACCACGACGGAAGGCGTTTATCTCGGCCCCTTCTCCACTGTAGACCTGTCCGTCATGCACAATTGCGTGGTCGGCGACTACTCTTACGTCCAGGCTGGCGACCTTTCCCGCCAGACCATTGAACCTGGCCGCGTTTGGGTCAAAGCCAACGGTCTGTTTGAGTTCAATTACGTGTACCCTGAAGGGGTGGTCGAGCAGTATGTGAAACTGGACGAGAATGGCAAGCTTTCCGGTAAATTCATCGACTATGTGGATGAGTTCAAAGAAGATTTCGTTCCCATCTACTCCACCGTGCAGCTCGAACAAATGCACGGCAATGAAGCAGAAGGTTCATACGTTTCCCCCTACGCAGTTATCAAAGGCGATTGCACCATCGGCAAGAATGCACTGATCGCCCAGCGCGCCCACATCGAGAACTCGTCCATTGGCGAAGGCGCAAACGCTCAGGAAAACTGCTACATCAAGAATTCCACATATGAGGGTGGCAACGTCACCGCTCACGGGGGGAAGGTCATCAACACCACAAGTGGACGAAATGTCTTTGTCGGATTCAACTCGTTTGTCCACGGCACCGACGAAAATCGTATCACAATCGGTCGCGATTCCATTATAATGCCGCATACTATCATTGACGCAGTAGAGCCAATTACGATACCTGAGAACTCGGCTGTCTGGGGATATGTTACTAAGCAGGCTGACCTGGAAACCCAGAGTGTGAATCTGGATGACCTGGCCAAAGCTACTGACGTAAAATTAGGCAACGCCACATTCAAGGGCGACGGCAAAGCGTTTGTCGATGCGTTCCGTCATCGTATTCAGCACATTCTGGAGGAGAATGGTGCTTTCTATGATGGAACGGACGAGACTCGCGGCCATGCCCAGAAGACTCAGGATGCATGCTTCAACATTCTACAGCCGTTCCAGAGCGGCCCGGATGCTGGCATGTATCCCGCCATGACTATCGGCGGCTAG
- a CDS encoding SLC13 family permease: protein MEAAQAAKPDFDWKRLVFMLTGVALFAFVYFCPQWPDAIDPNGKHFVLTPEGKGAIAVFLLAGTWWVFEVVPIGITSLMIGILQVMFLIRPAKVAFKDFMDPSVLFIFASIMIGLVFTKTGLTKRLAYKMLDVVGERTSMIYLGVFVVTAALTHIMAHTAVAATIYPLLLAIYALYGEGDKPTKFGKGLFIGMAYVAGAGSIVTLLGAARGAVALGFYKEIINVDIGFFELSYYMFPIGWGMTFLLWGFFMIVMKPEKDRIPGLREKARELNAKMGSLTRDEIMAAVIVGAVITIMSLRAFVPALKAVDKTAIILCSSVLFFVFKILDLKDLEDIPWNIILLFAGAMSIGFCLWETGAAKWMAVNWLVLFSDANWFVFVMSIAFFVMMMTNFIMNVAAIAISLPVALVIAPYLGVAPEVILYASLVVAGMPFLLLVGAAPNAIAYDSGQFTTGEFFGWGIPASILLMVFTGIACYIIWPLMGMPVTLPVGG, encoded by the coding sequence ATGGAAGCAGCACAGGCAGCCAAACCCGATTTCGATTGGAAACGCCTCGTTTTCATGCTGACAGGTGTCGCCCTGTTCGCATTTGTATATTTCTGTCCACAATGGCCCGATGCCATTGACCCCAACGGCAAACACTTTGTTCTCACCCCTGAAGGGAAAGGCGCCATCGCCGTTTTCCTGCTTGCCGGAACATGGTGGGTCTTTGAAGTCGTCCCCATCGGCATCACCTCTCTGATGATCGGTATCCTGCAGGTCATGTTCCTGATCCGTCCCGCTAAAGTGGCGTTCAAGGACTTCATGGACCCGTCGGTACTGTTCATCTTTGCCTCCATCATGATCGGCCTGGTCTTCACCAAGACCGGCCTGACCAAACGGTTGGCCTACAAGATGCTTGATGTCGTTGGCGAGCGAACCTCGATGATCTATCTTGGTGTATTCGTCGTCACAGCAGCTCTGACACACATCATGGCTCACACCGCTGTTGCAGCAACCATCTATCCGCTGCTTTTGGCGATCTACGCCCTGTACGGTGAGGGTGACAAGCCTACCAAGTTTGGTAAGGGTCTTTTCATCGGCATGGCTTACGTTGCCGGTGCTGGTTCGATCGTCACCCTGCTCGGTGCAGCACGCGGTGCCGTTGCTCTCGGTTTCTACAAGGAAATCATCAACGTCGACATCGGCTTCTTCGAGCTGAGCTACTACATGTTCCCCATCGGATGGGGTATGACCTTCCTGCTGTGGGGCTTCTTCATGATCGTCATGAAGCCTGAGAAAGACCGTATCCCCGGTCTTCGTGAAAAGGCTCGCGAGCTGAACGCCAAAATGGGATCTCTCACCCGTGATGAGATCATGGCTGCGGTCATCGTAGGCGCTGTCATCACCATCATGTCTCTGCGCGCTTTTGTTCCTGCCCTCAAAGCTGTCGACAAAACCGCCATCATTCTGTGTTCCTCTGTTCTCTTCTTTGTCTTCAAGATTCTTGATCTTAAAGACCTTGAGGATATCCCCTGGAACATCATTCTGCTTTTCGCAGGTGCCATGTCCATCGGCTTCTGTCTGTGGGAAACCGGCGCTGCAAAGTGGATGGCCGTTAACTGGCTGGTCCTGTTCTCCGATGCCAACTGGTTCGTATTCGTCATGTCCATCGCCTTCTTCGTCATGATGATGACAAACTTCATCATGAACGTGGCGGCAATTGCGATATCACTACCGGTAGCACTCGTTATCGCGCCGTACCTCGGCGTTGCTCCCGAAGTCATTCTGTACGCTTCGCTGGTCGTTGCCGGTATGCCGTTCCTCCTGTTGGTCGGCGCGGCTCCCAACGCCATCGCCTACGACTCCGGACAGTTCACCACTGGTGAGTTCTTCGGCTGGGGTATTCCGGCGTCCATTCTGCTTATGGTGTTTACAGGCATTGCATGTTACATCATCTGGCCGCTTATGGGCATGCCCGTAACCTTGCCTGTCGGAGGCTAA
- a CDS encoding CBS domain-containing protein — protein MKVKDLMIPVGEYKTVDKDASLADVVNVLNDSGHRDVFVVNNEGDLEGVLTMTDILVALEPNYKNLNNKDLDSDVLSRRYVADLFKEYNLWGDSLHEICKRGVGIKAGEAMHIPAKGEYLNEDDDIDQAMHRYIVGAHQPIFVRANGTITGVIRLNDVFNEVKKRMLTCVAEL, from the coding sequence ATGAAAGTAAAAGACCTGATGATCCCTGTCGGAGAATACAAGACGGTCGACAAGGATGCCTCACTGGCAGACGTCGTCAATGTATTGAACGACAGCGGACACCGCGATGTGTTTGTCGTGAACAATGAAGGCGACCTTGAAGGCGTCCTGACCATGACGGACATCCTCGTTGCGCTGGAGCCGAACTACAAGAACCTGAACAACAAAGATCTCGATTCGGATGTTCTTTCACGCCGCTACGTGGCCGACCTCTTCAAAGAGTACAACCTCTGGGGCGACTCTCTGCACGAGATATGCAAACGCGGTGTTGGCATCAAGGCCGGAGAAGCCATGCATATCCCTGCAAAAGGGGAATACCTCAACGAAGATGACGACATCGACCAGGCCATGCATCGCTACATTGTCGGCGCTCATCAACCAATTTTCGTCCGTGCCAACGGCACCATCACCGGCGTCATCCGCCTTAACGATGTTTTCAACGAGGTCAAAAAGCGTATGCTGACCTGCGTTGCTGAACTATAA
- a CDS encoding NifB/NifX family molybdenum-iron cluster-binding protein, producing the protein MAKTLIPLHDNELAPRFDMASEALIVTITRETSAMGRIDERVVVLDAPSGESMCRLAINESIETVICAGIEKEFFEFLEWKGIRVLDDICGPVDIILEAFLGGTLSSGQYYY; encoded by the coding sequence ATGGCAAAAACACTGATCCCTCTTCACGACAACGAACTCGCCCCCCGCTTCGACATGGCCAGCGAAGCCCTGATCGTAACCATCACTCGTGAGACCAGCGCCATGGGGCGAATCGATGAGCGCGTCGTTGTACTTGATGCTCCATCCGGCGAATCCATGTGCCGCCTTGCCATCAATGAAAGCATAGAAACCGTGATCTGTGCTGGCATAGAAAAGGAATTTTTTGAATTCCTCGAATGGAAAGGCATCCGCGTTCTTGATGATATTTGCGGCCCTGTCGATATCATTTTGGAAGCCTTCCTTGGTGGCACCCTTTCAAGCGGTCAATACTACTACTAA
- a CDS encoding sigma-54 interaction domain-containing protein → MPTVNPSLLTSLLSDLEGMNALLDELPIGVAVMDHSGKVLLVNKPYETITGLNGERAAGLHCMHALRCDYCTNGCPVLAGWAKKTSRSVDANIVSRSREKIFVRLTVAPLLDSSGQLKAIIESITPGAAHLLDETSGSVFGFGELVGRSPKIRKLFAMTPSIAQTDSPVLITGETGTGKDMLAEEIHNESDRADGPFIKVNCGALPEDLLESELFGHIKNALPGADHDKPGRLRMAHGGTLFISEIGDLPYALQSKLLSYMDDHVVHPVGSAKGVRTDVRIMAATLHNLEGMVSRNQFRQDLLYRLNVIRLQLPPLRDRGEDLLLLMDHFLKMFQVRFGKSLEGFSKNTEKLLQSYSFPGNVRELRNLVEYAVNFCDGKVIRMRHLPGYILQGPGLPEPLASAPPTGPSDIKTPPPERWEDVQRKMILDALTKSGGKKKQAAEMLGWGRSTLWRKMKHFGIE, encoded by the coding sequence ATGCCCACCGTGAACCCTTCGCTACTCACCAGCCTGCTCTCCGACCTGGAAGGCATGAATGCGCTGCTCGACGAGCTCCCTATTGGCGTGGCTGTCATGGATCACAGCGGCAAGGTGCTGCTTGTCAACAAGCCCTATGAAACAATCACCGGGCTGAACGGAGAACGAGCCGCCGGTCTCCATTGCATGCATGCGTTGCGTTGCGACTACTGCACCAACGGCTGCCCAGTTCTGGCCGGGTGGGCAAAAAAGACGAGCCGTAGTGTTGACGCGAATATCGTCAGCCGGTCTCGGGAAAAGATTTTCGTTCGTCTGACTGTTGCCCCACTTCTGGACAGCTCAGGTCAACTCAAGGCCATCATCGAAAGCATCACTCCTGGAGCCGCGCATCTGCTGGACGAGACTTCAGGCAGCGTCTTCGGCTTCGGCGAACTGGTAGGCCGCAGCCCCAAAATACGTAAACTTTTTGCCATGACCCCATCCATTGCCCAGACCGACTCACCGGTGCTCATTACCGGTGAGACAGGCACGGGCAAGGATATGCTCGCCGAAGAGATTCACAATGAGTCAGACCGCGCTGACGGACCGTTCATCAAGGTCAATTGCGGCGCACTTCCAGAAGACCTCCTTGAGTCCGAACTATTCGGGCACATCAAAAACGCCCTGCCCGGAGCCGACCATGACAAGCCGGGTCGCCTCCGCATGGCCCATGGCGGCACACTGTTCATTTCTGAAATAGGTGACCTCCCCTATGCTTTGCAGAGCAAACTGCTTTCCTACATGGATGACCATGTCGTTCATCCGGTTGGATCTGCCAAAGGAGTACGTACCGACGTACGCATCATGGCGGCGACTTTGCACAATCTTGAGGGCATGGTCAGCCGCAATCAGTTTCGACAGGACCTACTTTACAGACTCAATGTCATTCGCCTCCAGCTACCGCCCCTGCGCGACCGAGGGGAAGACCTCCTTCTACTCATGGACCACTTTCTCAAAATGTTCCAGGTGCGTTTTGGCAAATCGCTGGAAGGGTTTTCAAAAAACACGGAAAAACTTCTTCAATCCTATTCATTCCCCGGCAATGTCCGCGAACTCCGCAACCTCGTGGAATACGCCGTCAACTTCTGTGACGGCAAAGTGATACGCATGCGGCACCTTCCCGGGTACATATTGCAGGGACCGGGACTGCCGGAACCACTGGCTTCAGCTCCCCCCACCGGCCCAAGCGACATCAAGACACCACCTCCAGAGCGCTGGGAAGATGTACAGCGTAAAATGATCCTGGATGCGCTGACGAAATCCGGGGGCAAAAAGAAACAGGCAGCAGAGATGCTCGGCTGGGGGCGTTCCACCCTGTGGCGCAAGATGAAACATTTCGGCATCGAGTAG